A stretch of Brassica rapa cultivar Chiifu-401-42 chromosome A08, CAAS_Brap_v3.01, whole genome shotgun sequence DNA encodes these proteins:
- the LOC103833565 gene encoding protein SRC2-like yields MANLSLDLNIISARNLVNVNLITRMDVYGVITIQGDATQNEKKVKTAVDRSGGSNPTWNHAVEFSVDERLARDSRLTLAMRLTCRRVLGNKNIGGVNVSLLELLKSCTPSIKGDVNGQEMTFVTYQVKSPSGKRKGYLTFAYRFNKTPIKPEIPAVLNRSSVGTEGFSPTSYPPPSAPSEIEHLPSVPPERSTECRQVDSDHRKHLLVAGSSFDPLPVSYGGAGSSPYDKFGYAYHHRSPPQSSNAYFAPPETRHQGYGPYGSATPSPPKGIGLGILGGLIMGDIIVSDVVSCFDL; encoded by the coding sequence ATGGCGAATCTAAGTCTAGACCTTAACATAATCTCTGCACGTAACCTTGTAAATGTTAATCTCATCACAAGGATGGACGTGTACGGCGTCATTACCATACAAGGCGACGCCacccaaaatgaaaaaaaggtGAAAACTGCCGTTGATCGCTCCGGCGGTTCTAACCCGACGTGGAATCACGCCGTCGAGTTTTCCGTCGACGAGAGATTAGCTCGTGACAGTCGTTTGACTCTCGCCATGAGATTGACCTGTCGCCGTGTCCTAGGCAACAAAAATATAGGAGGAGTTAACGTCTCGTTGCTTGAGCTTTTAAAATCATGCACTCCCTCAATTAAAGGTGACGTTAACGGCCAGGAGATGACGTTTGTGACGTATCAGGTAAAGTCACCGTCAGGGAAACGGAAAGGCTATTTGACTTTCGCGTACCGGTTTAATAAGACACCGATTAAACCGGAAATCCCAGCGGTCCTTAACCGGAGTTCTGTTGGTACGGAGGGTTTTTCGCCAACGTCTTATCCTCCGCCGTCTGCACCGTCAGAAATCGAGCACTTGCCTTCAGTTCCACCAGAACGATCAACTGAGTGTCGTCAGGTCGATTCCGACCATCGGAAACATCTCCTCGTTGCTGGCTCGAGTTTCGATCCTCTTCCAGTATCCTACGGCGGCGCTGGTTCATCACCGTATGATAAATTCGGTTACGCTTACCACCATAGGTCACCACCACAGTCTTCTAACGCATACTTTGCGCCGCCAGAAACGAGGCACCAAGGGTACGGACCGTACGGTTCTGCCACGCCGTCACCACCCAAGGGGATAGGGCTTGGGATTTTAGGTGGATTGATAATGGGAGATATTATTGTGTCTGACGTGGTAAGTTGTTTTGATCTGTGA